Proteins encoded together in one Phyllobacterium zundukense window:
- a CDS encoding ABC transporter ATP-binding protein, with amino-acid sequence MLELRNVSKVVGGKPHLSDISLNLEHATLNVLLGPTLSGKTSLMRIMAGLDVPTSGSIWFDGKDVTGVPVQKRSVAMVYQQFINYPAFTVYENIASPMRVAGADKTTIDREVRKAAEMLKLTPFLDRTPLNLSGGQQQRTALARAIVKNAKLVLLDEPLANLDYKLREELRQELPRIFAESGTIFVYATTEPHEALLLGGNTATLAEGRITQFGPTIDVFRKPDDLITAQTFADPPLNTIALAKFGKAFQLEGGVTLPVPAHLAEFADGTYTIGFQPHHINTVRSNADEIGLRASVTATEITGSESFVHLSFADARWTMLTHGIHIYTPDEEIDIFIDPRNLMIFDMSGNSVSRRQKLAA; translated from the coding sequence ATGTTGGAACTGCGGAATGTATCCAAGGTGGTGGGTGGCAAGCCCCATCTCAGCGATATTTCGCTCAACTTGGAACATGCAACGCTGAATGTCCTGCTCGGGCCCACCCTGTCCGGCAAGACAAGCCTCATGCGCATCATGGCCGGGCTGGATGTGCCGACTTCCGGTTCTATATGGTTTGACGGCAAGGATGTGACGGGTGTTCCGGTGCAGAAGCGTTCAGTCGCCATGGTCTACCAGCAGTTCATCAATTATCCGGCCTTCACGGTCTATGAGAACATTGCTTCGCCGATGCGCGTGGCCGGCGCCGACAAAACGACGATCGATCGCGAAGTGCGCAAGGCCGCCGAAATGCTGAAGCTCACGCCTTTTCTCGACCGTACGCCGCTCAACCTTTCGGGCGGCCAGCAGCAGCGCACTGCACTCGCCCGCGCTATTGTAAAGAATGCCAAGCTGGTGCTGCTCGATGAGCCGCTGGCCAACCTCGACTATAAGCTGCGCGAGGAACTGCGGCAGGAATTGCCGAGGATATTCGCCGAGTCCGGCACGATCTTCGTCTATGCCACCACTGAACCCCACGAAGCTCTGCTGCTGGGCGGCAATACCGCGACCCTCGCCGAAGGCCGCATCACCCAGTTCGGGCCGACCATCGACGTGTTCCGCAAGCCGGATGACCTGATCACGGCGCAGACTTTTGCCGATCCGCCGCTCAACACCATTGCGCTGGCGAAGTTCGGCAAGGCATTCCAGCTGGAGGGCGGCGTCACGCTGCCAGTACCGGCGCATCTCGCCGAATTCGCCGATGGCACCTATACGATCGGCTTCCAGCCGCATCATATCAACACCGTCCGCAGCAATGCCGATGAGATTGGCTTGAGAGCAAGCGTTACCGCCACCGAAATTACCGGCTCGGAAAGCTTCGTGCATCTCTCCTTTGCCGATGCGCGCTGGACGATGCTTACGCACGGCATCCACATCTACACGCCCGACGAGGAGATCGACATCTTCATCGATCCACGCAATCTGATGATTTTCGACATGAGCGGCAATTCCGTCAGCCGCCGCCAGAAGCTGGCGGCATAG
- a CDS encoding ABC transporter substrate-binding protein translates to MRTRILTTTTALALLFGAGSAWAGMDEAKAFLDKEIGDMSTLDRAAQEKEMQWFVDAAKPFAGMDIKVVSETITTHDYESKTLAKAFTDITGIKVTHDLIGEGDVVEKLQTQMQSGENIYDAYINDSDLIGTHWRYQQARSLTDWMANEGKDVTNPGIDVDDFIGKSFTTAPDGKLYQLPDQQFANLYWFRYDWFNDEKNKADFKAKYGYDLGVPVNWSAYEDIAEFFTGREIDGKKVFGHMDYGKKDPSLGWRFTDAWLSMAGNGDKGIPNGLPVDEWGIKVNDKSQPVGSCVARGGDTNGPASVYSIQKYLDWLKAYAPPEAQGMTFSESGPIPAQGNVAQQIFWYTAFTADSVKDGLPVVNADGTPKWRMAPSPHGVYWKDGMKLGYQDAGSWTLLKSTPDDRAKAAWLYAQFVTSKTVDVKKSHVGLTFIRQSTLDHKSFTDRAPKLGGLVEFYRSPARLQWSPTGTNVPDYPKLAQLWWQAIGDASSGAKSAQEAMDSLCSEQEKVLGRLEKSGVQGDIGPKLAEEHDLAYWNAEAVKAGHLAPQLKIENEKEKPQTINYDELVKSWNK, encoded by the coding sequence ATGCGAACGCGAATTTTAACGACAACGACAGCCTTGGCGCTGCTGTTCGGTGCAGGCAGCGCCTGGGCCGGAATGGACGAAGCCAAGGCATTCCTTGACAAGGAGATTGGTGACATGTCGACCCTCGACAGGGCGGCGCAGGAAAAGGAAATGCAGTGGTTCGTCGATGCGGCAAAGCCTTTCGCCGGCATGGACATCAAGGTGGTTTCCGAAACCATCACCACGCACGATTACGAGTCCAAGACACTCGCCAAGGCATTCACCGATATCACTGGCATCAAGGTCACCCATGACCTGATCGGTGAAGGTGACGTGGTGGAAAAGCTGCAGACGCAGATGCAGTCGGGCGAAAACATCTATGATGCCTATATCAACGATAGCGATCTGATTGGTACGCATTGGCGCTATCAGCAGGCACGCAGCCTGACCGACTGGATGGCCAACGAAGGCAAGGATGTCACCAATCCCGGCATCGACGTCGATGATTTCATCGGCAAATCGTTCACCACGGCACCGGACGGCAAGCTTTATCAATTGCCTGACCAGCAATTCGCGAACCTCTACTGGTTCCGCTATGACTGGTTCAACGACGAAAAGAACAAGGCCGACTTCAAGGCCAAATACGGCTATGACCTCGGGGTCCCGGTCAATTGGTCAGCCTATGAAGATATCGCCGAGTTCTTCACCGGCCGGGAGATCGATGGCAAGAAGGTCTTCGGCCATATGGACTATGGCAAGAAGGACCCATCGCTTGGCTGGCGCTTCACCGATGCCTGGCTCTCCATGGCTGGCAATGGCGACAAGGGTATCCCGAATGGTCTGCCAGTCGATGAATGGGGCATCAAGGTCAACGACAAATCGCAGCCTGTCGGCTCTTGCGTCGCTCGCGGCGGTGATACCAATGGTCCAGCCTCAGTTTACTCGATCCAGAAATATCTCGATTGGCTGAAGGCTTATGCTCCGCCGGAAGCTCAGGGCATGACCTTCTCTGAATCCGGACCGATCCCGGCGCAAGGCAATGTCGCCCAGCAAATCTTCTGGTACACGGCCTTCACCGCAGACAGTGTCAAGGACGGGCTGCCGGTCGTTAATGCTGACGGTACACCGAAATGGCGCATGGCCCCGAGCCCGCATGGCGTTTACTGGAAAGACGGCATGAAGCTCGGTTATCAGGATGCGGGTTCCTGGACGCTGCTGAAGTCCACTCCGGATGATCGGGCAAAGGCTGCCTGGCTCTATGCCCAGTTCGTAACATCGAAAACCGTCGACGTGAAGAAGAGCCATGTTGGCCTTACCTTCATTCGCCAGTCGACGCTCGATCACAAGAGCTTCACCGACCGTGCACCAAAACTAGGCGGTCTGGTCGAGTTTTATCGCTCGCCGGCACGCCTGCAATGGTCGCCGACGGGTACCAACGTTCCGGATTATCCGAAGCTGGCTCAGCTCTGGTGGCAGGCGATCGGCGATGCTTCGTCCGGTGCGAAATCCGCACAGGAAGCCATGGACTCGCTATGTTCCGAGCAGGAGAAGGTTCTCGGACGCCTCGAAAAGTCAGGCGTGCAGGGTGATATCGGTCCGAAACTGGCCGAGGAACATGATCTTGCCTACTGGAATGCCGAGGCAGTCAAGGCCGGCCATCTGGCACCCCAGTTGAAGATCGAGAACGAAAAGGAAAAGCCCCAGACCATCAACTACGATGAGCTGGTCAAGAGCTGGAACAAGTAA
- a CDS encoding ABC transporter ATP-binding protein — protein sequence MARIDLNHIRHAYGPNPKSDKDYALKEVHHSWEDGGAYALLGPSGCGKTSLLNIISGLIHPSHGQLLFDGQDVTNLSTQERNIAQVFQFPVIYDTMTVYDNLAFPLRNRGVAEAEIDRKVRETLDMIDLASWANKKARGLTADQKQKISLGRGLVRSDVNAILFDEPLTVIDPHMKWVLRSQLKQLHQRFGYTMVYVTHDQTEALTFAQKVVVMYDGEIVQIGTPEELFERPKHTFVGYFIGSPGMNVMPVKLSGGTAQIGSHQIQLPAPVMPAAAKTVELGIRPEYVRLGRAGMPVKIAKVEDIGRHKIVRTRLENQDIAIIVGEGEDIPAEPHIAFDPKGINIYADSWRVGGN from the coding sequence ATGGCACGCATCGACCTCAACCATATTCGCCACGCCTACGGCCCCAATCCGAAATCGGACAAGGACTATGCGTTGAAGGAAGTCCACCACAGCTGGGAAGACGGCGGCGCCTATGCTCTGCTCGGTCCATCCGGCTGCGGCAAGACCTCACTTCTCAACATTATCTCCGGGCTGATTCACCCGTCGCACGGTCAGTTGTTATTCGACGGCCAGGATGTGACCAACCTTTCTACCCAGGAACGCAACATCGCGCAGGTGTTCCAGTTCCCGGTCATCTACGACACGATGACGGTCTACGATAATCTTGCCTTTCCCTTGCGCAATCGCGGCGTGGCCGAGGCCGAAATCGACCGCAAAGTGCGCGAGACGCTGGACATGATCGATCTGGCCAGCTGGGCCAACAAGAAGGCACGCGGCCTCACCGCCGACCAGAAACAAAAGATTTCGCTCGGCCGCGGCCTGGTTCGTTCCGATGTCAACGCCATTCTCTTCGACGAGCCGCTGACGGTCATCGATCCCCACATGAAGTGGGTGCTGCGCTCGCAGTTGAAACAGCTGCACCAGCGCTTCGGCTACACCATGGTCTATGTAACGCACGATCAGACGGAAGCGCTGACCTTCGCCCAGAAGGTCGTGGTCATGTATGACGGCGAGATCGTGCAGATTGGCACGCCGGAAGAACTGTTTGAGCGGCCGAAGCACACATTCGTTGGCTATTTTATCGGCTCGCCCGGGATGAATGTCATGCCGGTGAAGCTTTCCGGCGGGACCGCTCAGATCGGCAGCCATCAGATCCAGCTGCCAGCGCCAGTGATGCCCGCCGCGGCAAAGACGGTCGAACTCGGCATTCGCCCGGAATATGTACGGCTCGGGCGTGCGGGGATGCCGGTGAAAATTGCCAAGGTCGAGGATATCGGCCGCCACAAGATCGTCCGCACCCGGCTCGAAAATCAGGACATCGCTATCATTGTCGGTGAGGGCGAGGATATTCCGGCCGAGCCGCATATCGCCTTCGATCCGAAGGGCATCAATATCTATGCCGATAGCTGGCGCGTGGGAGGAAACTGA
- a CDS encoding thiamine pyrophosphate-binding protein — protein MAHIGDLVSEMLAQYGVELIFGMPGGQTTALHDGISRRTDRIRHILMRDERNAAYAADAYARLTGKPGVCDVTVGPGANLLSAGFVEALNASIPMIGIVGELPLDWLPLKDKGIASQGFDQLTFFKSISKEAWLVPSVAALPELIRTAFRTATSPRQGPVALIIPHDIFDAEWDEEKIKIAIDDRAIRAPYLRSAPPAGPIEEAISLIRRAKRPALVCGGGVHGSDATMDVGVFAEKLQGLVVTSLTGRGAVAETLPYAAGALNPLGSWAAIELIKEADLVIWCGSKASQNTAMNWTLPLPEQATITIDADPLEHGRTFRPTVPLFGDVRETLSLLNAALDDQSHPQWIERISAVKAEGEEQKRIEIASDQVPISPPRAMFELAKRLGEDDIVISDASFSAGWIANFLPAKKAGRSFLYARGQGGLGYSTPAAVGAAATRPGVRVVTVAGDGGFSYTIGELASQLQHKQRVVNIVLNNGRLGWIQLWQDIFFKNVQSALLENQSCKPGFAAAAQGLGLEGFYVETPDQIGPALDKAFACDGPSVVEIRIDDLATPIHSFKRRMKEGASEPRPRPGTVYKLRDWKISPGLEE, from the coding sequence ATGGCTCATATAGGGGATCTGGTATCGGAAATGCTGGCGCAATATGGCGTGGAGCTCATATTCGGCATGCCCGGCGGCCAGACGACAGCGTTGCATGACGGCATCTCTCGCCGTACCGACCGAATTCGTCATATCTTGATGCGCGATGAGCGCAATGCGGCCTACGCCGCCGACGCTTATGCGCGGTTGACCGGGAAGCCCGGTGTTTGCGATGTCACAGTTGGCCCGGGAGCCAATCTGCTCTCCGCCGGATTTGTAGAAGCCTTGAATGCCTCCATTCCGATGATTGGCATTGTCGGTGAATTGCCGCTCGACTGGCTGCCGCTTAAGGACAAAGGAATTGCCTCCCAAGGCTTTGACCAGCTGACTTTCTTCAAATCCATTTCGAAGGAAGCTTGGCTGGTTCCATCCGTGGCAGCGCTGCCCGAACTGATCCGGACAGCGTTTCGCACAGCCACGTCGCCGCGCCAAGGTCCGGTTGCGTTGATTATTCCACACGACATTTTTGATGCCGAATGGGATGAAGAGAAAATCAAGATTGCAATCGACGATCGAGCGATCCGTGCGCCCTACCTGCGCTCGGCGCCGCCTGCGGGTCCGATCGAAGAGGCTATCAGCCTTATTCGCAGGGCCAAACGTCCGGCACTGGTGTGCGGCGGAGGCGTACATGGATCGGACGCAACCATGGATGTTGGTGTTTTCGCAGAAAAGCTCCAGGGCCTTGTAGTCACCAGTTTGACGGGCCGCGGCGCCGTGGCGGAGACGCTGCCATACGCCGCTGGCGCATTGAATCCGCTTGGTTCCTGGGCAGCTATCGAGCTGATCAAAGAGGCTGATCTTGTGATCTGGTGCGGCTCCAAAGCAAGCCAGAATACCGCGATGAATTGGACATTGCCTCTTCCGGAACAGGCTACAATTACAATCGATGCTGACCCATTGGAGCATGGACGAACGTTCCGTCCGACAGTCCCGCTGTTCGGCGATGTCCGCGAGACGCTCAGTCTGTTGAACGCTGCGCTCGATGATCAGTCGCATCCTCAATGGATCGAGCGGATTAGCGCGGTAAAGGCGGAAGGCGAAGAACAAAAACGCATCGAGATTGCTAGCGACCAAGTTCCGATCTCGCCGCCACGTGCAATGTTCGAGCTGGCCAAACGACTTGGTGAAGACGATATCGTGATTTCTGATGCCAGCTTCTCTGCGGGATGGATTGCCAATTTTCTCCCGGCCAAAAAGGCGGGCCGTAGCTTCCTTTATGCACGCGGACAAGGTGGACTGGGATATTCGACGCCCGCGGCCGTTGGTGCAGCTGCCACACGCCCTGGTGTCCGTGTCGTCACCGTGGCCGGAGATGGAGGGTTTTCCTACACGATCGGCGAATTGGCGAGCCAGCTGCAACACAAGCAACGGGTCGTGAACATTGTCCTGAACAATGGTCGGCTCGGTTGGATTCAGCTGTGGCAGGATATTTTCTTCAAGAACGTTCAATCTGCACTATTGGAGAACCAAAGCTGCAAGCCTGGATTTGCGGCTGCAGCGCAGGGTTTAGGTCTCGAAGGCTTTTACGTCGAAACACCCGACCAGATCGGGCCGGCGCTGGACAAGGCTTTCGCTTGCGATGGACCATCCGTCGTTGAAATTCGCATCGATGATCTTGCAACGCCCATCCACAGTTTCAAACGACGGATGAAGGAGGGAGCAAGCGAACCACGGCCCCGGCCCGGAACCGTCTACAAGCTGAGAGACTGGAAGATATCGCCAGGCTTGGAAGAGTAA
- a CDS encoding DUF2160 domain-containing protein has product MEATRRWPVVLAAVVAAFAIMVGLLVGAVPFKDGARDWFAPLVKGGWMAWTFPTALFFLTIFFLMSLMAVWEYASPGGNPRVGILRFETTRGDRLFVTLLGSAFIHLAWLGLVGPNLWWALALSAVYAIGVFRYV; this is encoded by the coding sequence ATGGAAGCGACTAGGCGTTGGCCTGTAGTGCTGGCGGCAGTCGTCGCCGCTTTCGCAATCATGGTCGGGCTGCTTGTGGGAGCGGTTCCTTTCAAGGATGGTGCGCGTGACTGGTTCGCGCCACTGGTCAAAGGCGGCTGGATGGCCTGGACGTTCCCGACGGCACTGTTTTTCTTGACTATTTTCTTTCTGATGTCGCTGATGGCCGTATGGGAATATGCATCCCCAGGCGGCAATCCGCGTGTTGGTATCCTGCGCTTTGAAACAACGCGCGGCGACCGGCTCTTCGTTACGCTGCTCGGCAGCGCCTTCATTCATCTCGCCTGGCTGGGACTTGTCGGTCCGAACCTCTGGTGGGCTTTGGCTTTATCCGCGGTCTATGCCATCGGCGTATTCCGCTATGTCTAG
- a CDS encoding carbohydrate ABC transporter permease, with protein sequence MRKRGDESKFWWLIPTLYIIFLMLPIYWLINMSFKTNNEIMNSFALWPQNPTLHNYAVIFTDPSWYKGYINSIIYVVMNTVISVLVALPAAYAFSRYRFLGDKHLFFWLLTNRMAPPAVFALPFFQLYSAFGLIDTHIAVALAHCLFNVPLAVWILEGFMSGVPKEIDETAYIDGYSFPRFFVKIFVPLIASGIGVAAFFCFMFSWVELLIARTLTTTAAKPIAAIMTRTVSASGMDWGVLAAAGVLTIIPGAIVIYFVRNYIAKGFALGRV encoded by the coding sequence ATGCGCAAGCGCGGCGACGAATCCAAATTCTGGTGGCTGATCCCGACGCTCTACATCATCTTCCTGATGCTGCCGATCTACTGGCTCATCAATATGAGCTTCAAGACAAACAATGAGATCATGAACTCATTTGCACTTTGGCCGCAGAACCCGACGCTGCACAATTATGCGGTCATTTTCACCGATCCATCCTGGTACAAGGGTTATATCAATTCCATCATCTATGTGGTGATGAACACGGTGATCTCGGTGCTGGTGGCGTTGCCTGCAGCCTATGCCTTCTCACGCTACCGGTTCCTCGGCGACAAGCATTTGTTCTTCTGGCTGCTGACCAACCGCATGGCACCGCCCGCCGTGTTCGCGTTGCCGTTCTTCCAGCTCTATTCGGCCTTTGGCTTGATCGATACGCATATCGCCGTGGCGCTGGCGCACTGCCTGTTCAATGTACCGCTCGCCGTGTGGATCCTCGAGGGCTTCATGTCCGGGGTGCCCAAGGAGATTGATGAGACGGCCTATATCGATGGATACTCATTCCCGCGCTTCTTCGTAAAGATATTCGTACCGCTCATCGCCAGCGGCATCGGCGTTGCGGCCTTCTTCTGCTTCATGTTCTCATGGGTGGAACTGCTGATCGCCCGCACCTTGACGACGACTGCTGCCAAGCCGATCGCTGCCATCATGACCCGCACGGTTTCGGCTTCCGGCATGGACTGGGGCGTTCTGGCTGCGGCCGGTGTGCTGACCATCATTCCGGGCGCCATCGTTATTTATTTCGTCCGCAACTACATCGCCAAGGGCTTCGCCCTGGGGAGGGTATAA
- a CDS encoding GAF domain-containing protein — translation MATRHDGLHAEHIQSALIGSAAAQSALIASWGRSMRLYGLNPEEGTPKVLTDRELKDARERLGSLIDTAESTLDRLYSAVGGAGCCVLLADKDGIPVDRRGYEGDDATFRTIGLWTGVVWSEESEGTNGIGTALAEQRALTIHRDQHFRSRNTALSCTVAPIFDHRGRLIAAIDVSSARRDLTEDFVKLIAVAVVDAARRLEAENFRLVFPKARIVLAQGADAASERAMHALIAVDEDDLVIGASRAARHMLGLTDESLRKPLPASDVLGEQANAELDYATAERGAIQRALARSGGNISAAANNLGISRSTLHRKLKRLGFPDKVSFSDF, via the coding sequence ATGGCAACGCGGCATGATGGCTTGCATGCCGAACATATACAGTCCGCATTGATCGGAAGTGCCGCTGCACAATCTGCGCTGATCGCATCCTGGGGCCGTTCGATGCGTCTTTACGGTTTGAATCCCGAAGAAGGCACTCCGAAAGTGCTCACCGACCGTGAACTGAAAGATGCGCGCGAACGGCTTGGATCATTAATCGATACCGCAGAGTCGACGCTGGACCGCCTTTATTCCGCCGTCGGTGGTGCAGGCTGCTGTGTCCTGCTAGCTGACAAGGATGGAATTCCGGTCGATCGTCGCGGCTACGAAGGAGATGACGCGACATTCCGTACGATCGGTCTTTGGACCGGAGTAGTGTGGAGCGAGGAGAGCGAAGGGACCAATGGAATCGGTACCGCGCTTGCCGAACAGAGGGCGCTTACCATCCACCGGGATCAACATTTCCGCAGCCGGAACACTGCGCTGTCCTGTACTGTTGCCCCGATTTTCGATCATCGGGGCCGCCTGATTGCGGCAATTGACGTCTCCTCGGCCCGCCGCGACTTGACCGAGGATTTCGTCAAACTCATTGCTGTTGCCGTGGTTGATGCCGCGCGCAGGCTCGAGGCTGAGAACTTCCGGTTGGTATTCCCCAAGGCAAGAATCGTTTTGGCGCAAGGCGCGGACGCCGCGAGCGAACGAGCCATGCATGCACTGATTGCTGTGGATGAGGATGATCTCGTTATCGGCGCTTCCCGCGCAGCACGCCATATGCTTGGATTGACCGATGAATCGCTCCGCAAGCCCTTGCCGGCTTCTGACGTTCTGGGCGAGCAAGCCAATGCCGAGCTCGATTATGCCACCGCAGAACGAGGCGCCATCCAGCGTGCTTTGGCACGTTCTGGCGGCAACATATCCGCTGCCGCAAACAATCTGGGTATCAGCCGCTCCACCCTGCATCGCAAACTGAAACGGCTCGGCTTTCCCGATAAGGTGTCGTTCAGCGATTTCTAA
- a CDS encoding carbohydrate ABC transporter permease, with protein sequence MEKTWNNKAWFMVLPVLLLVAFSAVIPLMTVVNYSVQDTFGNNQFFWAGTEWFDEILHSERFHASLGRNLIFSFIILAIEIPLGIIIALNMPRKGWGVPVCLVLMALPLLIPWNVVGTIWQLLCRSDIGLLGYSLAKMGIAYNYAADPVAAWFTIVIMDIWHWTSLVVLLCYAGLVSIPDAFYQAAKIDGASRWAVFRYIQLPKMNRVLLIAVLLRFMDSFMIYTEPFVVTGGGPGSSTTFLSIDLVKMAVGQFDLGPAAAMSIVYFLIILLLSWVFYTVMTNYDAER encoded by the coding sequence ATGGAAAAAACCTGGAACAACAAAGCCTGGTTCATGGTGCTGCCGGTGCTGCTGCTCGTGGCCTTTTCAGCCGTTATCCCGCTGATGACCGTCGTCAATTATTCGGTGCAGGACACATTCGGCAACAACCAGTTTTTCTGGGCCGGAACCGAATGGTTTGACGAAATCCTCCACTCCGAGCGGTTTCATGCATCGCTCGGGCGCAATCTCATCTTCTCCTTCATCATCCTTGCGATCGAGATTCCGCTGGGTATCATCATTGCGCTCAATATGCCGCGCAAGGGCTGGGGCGTTCCCGTTTGCCTCGTGCTGATGGCACTGCCGCTGCTTATCCCGTGGAATGTGGTCGGTACGATCTGGCAGCTCCTGTGCCGATCTGACATTGGATTGTTGGGCTACTCCTTGGCGAAAATGGGCATTGCCTATAATTATGCTGCCGATCCTGTCGCGGCCTGGTTTACGATTGTAATCATGGATATCTGGCATTGGACGAGCCTCGTTGTGCTGCTGTGCTATGCCGGTCTCGTGTCCATTCCCGATGCCTTCTATCAGGCGGCAAAGATCGATGGTGCCTCGCGCTGGGCGGTGTTCCGTTATATCCAGCTGCCGAAGATGAACCGCGTGCTTCTGATCGCTGTACTTCTGCGCTTCATGGATAGTTTCATGATCTACACCGAACCCTTCGTCGTCACTGGCGGTGGCCCCGGCAGTTCGACGACGTTCCTGTCGATCGATCTCGTCAAGATGGCGGTCGGCCAGTTCGATCTTGGGCCTGCCGCGGCCATGTCGATCGTCTACTTCCTGATCATTCTCTTGCTGTCATGGGTCTTCTACACCGTCATGACCAATTACGATGCGGAGCGCTGA
- a CDS encoding FGGY-family carbohydrate kinase has translation MTKVALFDPFGNELACERRPNQMLFPKAGWTERDADAMWQATCQAIRSVMERTGTAPEQIIAITPSGFGAGVFIVDKEGRPVRNGVVSTDSRSAALIDEWWKTGLSKDLSTHIQQRIWPGQTLALLAWFSRFEPQTLHRAAHVLLCKDFLRMRLCNDISTDATDGGCAGIIDVNTGTIASTALEQLGLGEWIGKLPPVLPSTDIAAGLSEAASQQTGLIAGTPVARGVYDVVGCALASGVTAPNQLAVVAGTFSINSTLHYRPTLNPLPTIQAAYPVARTYLATSATPTSASNLEWMCKTMLSAEGDRALQEGKSIYDVCNALVDIALKKDNDILFFPFLFGGPQGAPGGFLGLTADNDLGDVMRAVYEGIVFAHKYDLETHLKGPDAAIPDVVRLAGGPSRSNVWAQMFADGLNLPVEIANGTEFGAKGAAICGAVASGLYADIETAIEKMVVVERRFDPITERVAAIEEKYSTYKQTVTSIAAIWNKPTRSKTSLPPGSQCALANEHTQTRREEL, from the coding sequence ATGACGAAGGTTGCCCTGTTCGATCCTTTCGGAAACGAACTGGCATGCGAGCGTCGCCCGAACCAAATGTTGTTTCCCAAAGCGGGCTGGACCGAACGCGACGCCGACGCCATGTGGCAGGCGACGTGCCAGGCGATCCGAAGCGTGATGGAGAGGACCGGCACTGCGCCGGAGCAAATCATTGCGATCACACCGTCAGGATTTGGAGCAGGTGTTTTCATCGTCGACAAGGAAGGACGGCCGGTGCGCAACGGCGTTGTTTCCACGGATTCCCGCAGCGCTGCCCTAATCGATGAATGGTGGAAGACAGGTCTGTCGAAGGATCTTTCGACACACATACAACAGCGGATATGGCCCGGACAGACCTTGGCTCTGCTGGCATGGTTCTCGCGATTTGAACCACAGACACTCCACCGCGCCGCGCACGTCCTTCTATGCAAGGACTTTTTGAGGATGCGGCTGTGCAACGATATTTCCACAGATGCAACGGACGGCGGCTGTGCCGGTATTATTGATGTCAATACCGGTACAATTGCGAGCACCGCGCTTGAACAGCTCGGCCTCGGCGAGTGGATCGGTAAGCTGCCGCCAGTTTTGCCATCGACAGATATTGCCGCAGGTCTGAGCGAAGCCGCCTCACAACAGACTGGGTTGATTGCCGGTACGCCCGTGGCGCGCGGCGTTTACGATGTAGTGGGCTGCGCACTTGCGTCAGGGGTCACAGCTCCCAACCAACTGGCCGTTGTGGCGGGAACGTTCAGTATCAACTCCACACTACATTATCGCCCAACCTTGAACCCGCTACCGACTATTCAAGCGGCCTACCCGGTTGCCAGAACTTATCTTGCGACATCAGCCACGCCCACATCGGCCAGCAACCTGGAATGGATGTGTAAGACGATGCTTTCAGCAGAGGGTGATCGCGCCTTGCAGGAAGGCAAATCCATTTATGATGTTTGCAACGCATTAGTTGATATCGCCCTTAAGAAGGACAACGATATTTTGTTTTTCCCTTTCCTTTTTGGCGGTCCTCAAGGTGCTCCGGGAGGCTTTCTCGGTCTGACGGCTGACAACGATCTAGGTGACGTAATGCGAGCCGTCTATGAAGGCATTGTCTTTGCGCACAAGTACGACCTCGAGACCCACCTGAAAGGACCTGATGCGGCCATCCCCGACGTCGTGCGGCTTGCTGGAGGACCGTCGCGGAGCAACGTGTGGGCGCAGATGTTTGCGGACGGCTTAAATCTTCCCGTCGAGATAGCCAACGGTACGGAATTCGGTGCCAAGGGTGCTGCCATATGCGGCGCTGTTGCAAGCGGGCTTTATGCGGACATTGAAACGGCAATCGAGAAAATGGTCGTGGTCGAACGGCGCTTTGATCCCATTACCGAGAGGGTCGCTGCGATTGAAGAAAAGTATTCCACCTACAAGCAAACGGTTACCAGCATCGCTGCCATCTGGAACAAGCCGACAAGAAGCAAAACGTCGCTCCCACCGGGCAGTCAATGCGCCTTGGCAAACGAACACACACAAACACGCAGGGAAGAATTGTAA